A genomic stretch from Bacillus sp. N1-1 includes:
- the lipA gene encoding lipoyl synthase, giving the protein MSKKEEYLRKPEWLKIKLNTNENYKGLKKMMREKKLHTVCEEARCPNIHECWAVRKTATFMILGDVCTRACRFCAVKTGLPTELDWAEPERVADSVEQMGLKHVVITAVARDDLKDGGAAVFAETVRAIRRKNPFCSIEVLPSDMGGQYEALETLMDAKPDIMNHNIETVERLTPRVRARAKYRRTLEFLQRAKEMNPEIPTKSSIMLGLGETKEEIIQTLDDLRAHDVDIVTLGQYLQPSKKHLKVEKYWTPQEFLELKDIALEKGFKHCESGPMVRSSYHADEQVNAAKQATN; this is encoded by the coding sequence TTGAGTAAGAAAGAAGAGTATCTAAGAAAACCCGAATGGTTGAAAATAAAATTAAATACGAATGAGAACTATAAAGGTCTTAAAAAGATGATGCGTGAGAAGAAACTACATACGGTCTGTGAAGAAGCGCGTTGTCCTAATATTCATGAGTGCTGGGCTGTACGTAAAACAGCGACATTTATGATTCTTGGCGATGTTTGTACGCGCGCATGCCGTTTCTGTGCGGTTAAAACAGGTCTTCCAACAGAACTGGATTGGGCAGAACCAGAGCGTGTTGCAGATTCGGTTGAACAAATGGGCTTAAAGCATGTCGTTATTACGGCAGTAGCGCGAGATGATTTGAAAGATGGCGGCGCAGCTGTATTTGCTGAAACGGTTCGAGCCATTCGTAGAAAAAATCCATTCTGCTCAATTGAAGTTCTTCCTTCTGATATGGGTGGTCAATACGAAGCGCTTGAAACGCTTATGGATGCAAAACCGGACATCATGAATCATAATATTGAAACAGTGGAGCGTTTAACGCCAAGAGTGCGTGCACGTGCAAAATATCGTCGTACTCTCGAGTTTCTTCAGCGTGCCAAGGAAATGAATCCTGAGATTCCGACAAAATCAAGCATTATGCTGGGACTAGGTGAAACAAAAGAGGAAATCATTCAAACATTGGACGATCTTCGCGCACACGACGTTGATATCGTTACGCTTGGCCAATACTTACAACCTTCGAAAAAGCATTTAAAAGTTGAAAAATATTGGACACCACAAGAATTTCTTGAGTTAAAGGATATCGCATTGGAAAAAGGATTTAAGCACTGTGAATCGGGTCCAATGGTACGTTCTTCTTATCATGCTGATGAACAAGTCAATGCTGCAAAACAAGCAACAAACTAA
- a CDS encoding M23 family metallopeptidase codes for MKKYSFLILVLFFLIPATVFSAEVDEDKLRNERMMLFHKMEAVTHVPWYLYAGIDQYERSIRRSQKDIPREKGAVAIYITPEKWTGAANPNKEDTSTESISFFGGIGLDGNGDGKAERTNDEDLLYTIGDFLQKYGTSFEDLQIGLWDFYHRDQAVRTISSNSAVYKRFETLKLDKHAFPVPLHANYSYRSTWGDRRGWGGLRIHEGTDIFASYGVGVKATSYGTVETKGWNEYGGWRIGIRDIDGNYHYYAHLNGFEKGIEKGSVVQPGEIIGYVGSSGYGPKGTAGKFPPHLHYGIYKDNGRTEWSYDPYPSLRLWERQERARKKS; via the coding sequence TTGAAAAAATACAGTTTTCTTATCCTTGTTCTTTTCTTTCTCATACCAGCTACTGTTTTTTCTGCTGAAGTAGATGAAGATAAATTAAGGAACGAACGCATGATGTTGTTTCATAAAATGGAAGCCGTAACGCACGTTCCGTGGTATCTTTACGCCGGAATAGATCAATATGAACGAAGCATTAGGCGATCTCAAAAAGATATTCCTCGTGAAAAAGGAGCTGTAGCCATTTACATTACTCCAGAAAAATGGACGGGCGCAGCAAATCCGAATAAAGAAGATACGAGCACAGAGTCGATTTCGTTTTTTGGCGGCATTGGACTTGATGGGAACGGAGACGGAAAAGCAGAACGAACGAATGATGAAGATCTTCTTTATACAATTGGTGACTTCTTGCAAAAATACGGCACTTCGTTCGAAGACTTACAAATTGGATTATGGGACTTTTATCACCGCGATCAGGCGGTTCGAACCATTTCAAGCAATAGTGCTGTTTACAAACGATTCGAAACGCTAAAGCTTGATAAACATGCCTTTCCAGTCCCTCTGCACGCTAACTACAGCTACCGAAGCACGTGGGGTGACCGACGTGGTTGGGGAGGCCTTCGCATTCATGAAGGAACAGATATTTTTGCTTCCTATGGTGTTGGCGTTAAAGCCACAAGTTATGGAACCGTTGAAACAAAAGGATGGAATGAATACGGTGGTTGGCGGATTGGTATCCGGGACATTGATGGGAATTACCACTACTATGCACACCTAAACGGTTTTGAAAAAGGAATTGAGAAGGGAAGCGTTGTTCAGCCTGGTGAAATCATTGGCTACGTTGGTAGCTCAGGATATGGCCCTAAAGGAACAGCCGGGAAATTTCCACCGCACCTGCATTACGGCATTTATAAAGATAATGGAAGGACAGAATGGTCATATGATCCATATCCTTCTTTACGACTTTGGGAACGCCAGGAAAGAGCGCGAAAAAAATCCTAA
- a CDS encoding methionine/alanine import family NSS transporter small subunit, producing the protein MGGSAIFMMIVGMVIIWGGLAASILNAVRVSKKQ; encoded by the coding sequence ATGGGTGGTAGCGCGATCTTTATGATGATTGTTGGAATGGTCATTATCTGGGGTGGTCTTGCAGCAAGTATTCTAAATGCTGTTAGAGTCTCAAAAAAACAATAA
- a CDS encoding sodium-dependent transporter, translated as MENRAQWGTRAGFILAAVGSAIGLGNIWRFPAVAYDNGGGAFFIPYLFALLTAGIPILILEFTIGHKFRGSAPLSFFRMNKKMEWLGWWGVIVAFVISTYYAVIIAWAISYSYFAFNQSWGSDTEAFLFNDYLKLTVDPGQTGSIVPGVFLPLIAVWIITLGVLLAGVKKGIERANKIFIPTLIVLFLIIVIRAVTLPGAAEGLNAFFTPNFDSITSGSVWVAAYGQIFFSLSIAFAIMITYSSYLPKKSDITNNAFITGFGNSAFELLAGIGVFSALGFMAQQQGLSVGEVVSGGVGLAFVVFPQIINEFPALNGLFGFLFFASLVLAGLSSLISISETYVAGVSEKFGISRTKAVLIGGGISSIISILFATQGGLFFLDAADYFINQFGIAFVGLVEVVVVAWVLRELNTLETHANGISDISLKYWWKACLGVITPLVLGYMMFDLFKTNLLRQFDTPTGNYEGYSNGFILYSGWAVAGFAILVGILFSLKKWDAKVEQQKYKEVS; from the coding sequence TTGGAAAATCGTGCGCAATGGGGAACGAGGGCTGGATTTATTTTAGCCGCAGTTGGATCAGCAATAGGTCTAGGAAACATTTGGAGATTTCCGGCTGTTGCTTATGACAATGGTGGCGGGGCATTTTTTATACCTTATTTATTTGCATTACTAACAGCTGGAATCCCAATTTTAATTCTTGAATTTACAATAGGGCATAAGTTCCGTGGATCAGCGCCACTTTCGTTCTTTAGAATGAATAAAAAGATGGAATGGCTTGGCTGGTGGGGCGTTATTGTTGCCTTTGTTATCTCGACATACTACGCCGTTATTATTGCGTGGGCGATCTCGTATAGCTATTTTGCTTTTAACCAGAGCTGGGGTTCAGATACAGAAGCGTTCCTTTTTAATGACTATTTGAAATTGACGGTTGATCCTGGACAAACAGGTAGTATTGTACCAGGCGTGTTTCTTCCGTTAATTGCTGTATGGATTATCACATTAGGCGTTCTTCTTGCCGGTGTAAAAAAAGGAATTGAGCGTGCAAACAAAATTTTTATTCCTACTTTAATTGTTCTTTTCTTAATTATTGTCATCCGAGCAGTGACACTTCCTGGTGCTGCTGAAGGACTAAATGCTTTCTTTACACCGAATTTTGACAGCATTACGTCTGGTAGTGTTTGGGTTGCAGCATATGGACAAATCTTCTTTAGTTTATCGATTGCTTTTGCTATTATGATTACTTATTCTAGTTACTTACCTAAGAAGTCAGATATTACGAATAACGCCTTTATTACTGGTTTCGGTAACTCGGCATTCGAACTTCTTGCTGGTATTGGTGTATTCTCTGCGCTAGGTTTTATGGCACAACAGCAAGGACTTAGCGTTGGTGAAGTAGTGAGCGGTGGCGTAGGACTAGCTTTCGTTGTCTTCCCGCAAATTATTAATGAGTTCCCAGCATTGAACGGTTTGTTTGGATTCCTGTTCTTTGCATCACTTGTACTTGCTGGATTGTCTTCACTTATTTCCATTTCAGAAACGTACGTTGCAGGGGTTTCTGAGAAGTTCGGGATCTCTCGTACAAAAGCTGTTTTAATCGGTGGAGGAATTTCTTCCATTATCTCCATTTTATTTGCGACTCAAGGCGGATTGTTCTTCCTAGATGCAGCGGATTACTTCATTAACCAGTTCGGTATTGCGTTTGTTGGTCTTGTTGAAGTAGTCGTAGTTGCTTGGGTGCTTCGTGAGCTTAATACGCTTGAAACACATGCAAACGGCATTTCAGATATTTCGCTGAAGTACTGGTGGAAAGCTTGTCTAGGCGTCATTACTCCGCTAGTACTTGGATACATGATGTTTGATCTGTTTAAAACGAATCTTCTTCGTCAATTTGATACGCCTACTGGAAACTATGAAGGTTACTCAAACGGCTTCATCCTTTATAGCGGCTGGGCTGTCGCAGGATTCGCCATTCTGGTTGGAATTCTATTCAGCCTAAAGAAATGGGATGCGAAAGTAGAGCAGCAAAAGTATAAGGAGGTAAGCTAA
- a CDS encoding Na+/H+ antiporter NhaC family protein produces the protein MENSILSIIPPLIALLMVVVTRKVLPSLGVGIILGALMINNWSVPGSLNEIYTIVKGIFIDSESGGLNTWNMYIIFFLLLLGMMTAFISISGGSRAFGEWAMKRVKTRVGAQLVTAVFGIIIFIDDYFNSLAVGNVSRPITDRHNVSRAKLAYIIDSTAAPMCIISPISSWGAYIIALIGGVLATHSITGVGALEAFIRMIPMNLYALFALAMVFFVSYFDINLKAMKVHEDRAQKTGEVLDPDQGAVPGQTTGLPESEKGKVADLAWPIIMLIAGTVAFMIITGIQAVSGTDTAVTALSIFENTDVAASLLYGGLIGLATSLIFFFMKRMGGSVLGKGIWEGIKSMLPAVYILFFAWTLIEIIGSLGTGKYLAGLVNDHIMIGFLPAILFLLAGVMAFATGTSWGTFGIMLPIAGEIAAATDPTYMLPVLAAVLAGAVFGDHCSPISDTTILSSTGAGSHHIDHVMTQLPYALLIAGISLLGYLVLGFTGSAIIGFIVTAIFFGILAFMLKAKYANRPVEAAK, from the coding sequence ATGGAGAATTCAATTCTATCCATTATTCCACCGCTCATAGCTTTGCTAATGGTAGTGGTGACAAGGAAAGTGCTTCCTTCACTTGGAGTGGGCATTATTCTTGGTGCACTTATGATCAACAATTGGAGTGTGCCAGGATCATTAAACGAGATTTATACAATCGTGAAAGGGATTTTTATTGATTCTGAGAGCGGTGGCTTAAATACTTGGAACATGTACATTATTTTCTTCTTACTTTTATTAGGAATGATGACAGCCTTTATCTCGATCTCAGGTGGTAGTCGTGCCTTTGGTGAATGGGCGATGAAACGCGTCAAAACAAGAGTTGGCGCACAGCTTGTAACAGCCGTATTTGGTATTATTATTTTTATTGATGATTACTTTAATTCGCTAGCCGTTGGTAATGTGAGTCGACCGATTACGGACAGGCATAATGTATCAAGGGCAAAACTTGCTTATATTATTGACTCCACTGCAGCACCGATGTGTATTATCTCCCCGATTTCAAGCTGGGGTGCTTATATTATCGCACTTATTGGTGGCGTACTAGCGACACATAGTATTACAGGTGTTGGCGCATTAGAAGCGTTTATCAGAATGATTCCAATGAACTTATACGCCCTCTTTGCTCTAGCCATGGTTTTCTTTGTGAGTTATTTTGATATCAATTTAAAAGCAATGAAGGTTCATGAAGATCGTGCCCAGAAAACTGGAGAGGTTCTTGATCCCGACCAAGGAGCCGTACCTGGTCAAACAACGGGTCTTCCTGAAAGTGAAAAAGGTAAAGTAGCAGATCTTGCATGGCCGATCATTATGCTGATTGCAGGAACTGTGGCGTTTATGATTATTACAGGCATTCAGGCAGTGAGCGGAACAGATACAGCAGTAACCGCTCTGTCGATTTTTGAAAACACGGATGTTGCCGCATCGCTTCTATATGGTGGATTAATTGGGCTTGCAACCTCTCTCATTTTCTTCTTTATGAAACGAATGGGCGGTTCCGTGCTTGGTAAAGGAATATGGGAAGGAATTAAGTCAATGCTTCCGGCGGTATACATTCTTTTCTTTGCGTGGACGCTAATTGAGATTATTGGAAGTCTTGGAACAGGAAAGTATCTTGCAGGTCTAGTAAATGACCACATTATGATCGGCTTCTTGCCCGCCATTTTATTCTTGCTTGCAGGAGTAATGGCCTTTGCAACAGGTACGTCATGGGGAACATTTGGCATCATGCTTCCAATCGCGGGTGAGATTGCTGCGGCAACCGATCCTACTTACATGCTGCCAGTTCTTGCAGCTGTCCTTGCCGGAGCTGTATTCGGTGATCATTGTTCACCGATTTCAGATACAACCATTCTTTCTTCTACAGGTGCAGGAAGTCACCATATCGATCATGTGATGACTCAGTTGCCTTATGCCTTGCTCATAGCAGGAATATCATTGCTTGGCTACCTTGTTTTAGGATTTACAGGTAGTGCAATTATTGGATTCATTGTAACAGCCATTTTCTTTGGAATTCTCGCTTTTATGCTGAAAGCAAAATATGCCAACAGACCGGTTGAAGCAGCAAAATAG
- the yunB gene encoding sporulation protein YunB, which yields MFRTRRKFFRKGPLPFRYVFVISFLLFIFMTVQGLWIVEKGIKPTLIEIARTETNRIATIAINEAINQKMAEEVDNYQDSLIKEVTDNEGKLVRVQINQRAVTQVLAQSTEKVQRFLKSVEDGTLDYWAEQNGVELEVDDQTSLDNGIIHYIPIGQAFDNTLLANMGPKVPVRFTAIGEVKSDYKSTIEPVGINNISVDIRVHIEVKVKIVIPFATDSDVVTTDIPVLLTIIPGEVPNFYNNGSEGGLPTPSIQIDDME from the coding sequence TTGTTTCGAACTCGTAGAAAATTCTTTAGAAAGGGGCCGCTTCCCTTTCGTTATGTGTTTGTCATCTCCTTCCTACTATTCATTTTTATGACGGTCCAAGGGCTATGGATTGTTGAGAAAGGAATAAAGCCTACACTGATTGAAATTGCCCGTACAGAGACGAATCGGATCGCAACAATAGCGATTAACGAAGCCATTAATCAGAAGATGGCTGAAGAAGTAGATAATTATCAAGATTCGTTAATAAAAGAAGTAACTGACAATGAAGGAAAGTTGGTGCGAGTTCAGATTAATCAAAGGGCAGTTACTCAGGTGCTTGCCCAATCAACTGAAAAAGTACAGCGATTTCTAAAAAGTGTGGAAGACGGAACGTTAGATTACTGGGCTGAACAAAATGGTGTGGAGCTTGAAGTGGATGATCAAACATCGTTGGATAATGGGATCATTCATTATATTCCAATTGGTCAGGCGTTTGATAACACGTTACTTGCCAATATGGGACCAAAAGTTCCTGTACGTTTCACAGCGATCGGTGAAGTGAAGTCTGACTATAAAAGTACAATTGAACCAGTTGGTATTAATAATATTTCTGTCGACATTCGGGTTCACATTGAAGTGAAAGTAAAAATCGTTATCCCATTTGCTACGGATTCTGATGTGGTGACGACGGATATTCCCGTTTTATTAACGATTATTCCAGGTGAAGTACCAAATTTCTATAACAATGGTTCAGAAGGTGGGTTACCTACTCCATCTATTCAAATTGATGATATGGAATAA
- a CDS encoding DUF1805 domain-containing protein, with the protein MITMTPIMIDGHPFTAVSMQLPKTNFLAVMNKNGYIMCGALDVALLNEKLSDRKIIAGRAVGVRSIDQLLDAPLESVTLEAEARGIKVGTKGKDAMLKMM; encoded by the coding sequence GTGATCACTATGACACCAATCATGATTGACGGTCATCCGTTTACAGCAGTTAGTATGCAGCTTCCAAAAACAAATTTTCTAGCGGTCATGAACAAAAATGGCTATATCATGTGTGGCGCACTGGATGTTGCCTTACTTAATGAGAAGTTAAGTGACCGGAAGATTATTGCAGGAAGAGCTGTAGGCGTAAGATCGATTGATCAGCTGCTTGATGCCCCACTTGAATCTGTTACGCTTGAAGCAGAAGCGCGAGGCATTAAAGTCGGCACAAAGGGCAAAGATGCCATGCTGAAGATGATGTGA
- a CDS encoding bifunctional UDP-sugar hydrolase/5'-nucleotidase, protein MTSRTLQFYYTNDLHSHFENWSKVSSYLKEKKRMHELQGTPYLLLDLGDHSDKVHPMTEGMVGKGNVQLLNDLQYDYATIGNNEGITFSKKELEALYTEASFEVIVANLYHQDGTRPAWAAPYKIHELNGVKVGIIGITIPYEQFYSLLGWKIDSPYDFLQAMIDEVRQQSDVVVLMSHMGLGNDEQMAREMNGIDIIIGAHTHHVLKHGMLVEDTLITQAGKNGNYVGEVTVCIDMDTREITDKEAYAISVRNRKEDRPTFEMIQRLSTEAQSMLEEVVCRLEQPLESEWFQRSVLADELAAALREWCHADIGMINAGMLLDGLSEGHVSREDLHRICPHPVNPCKVILRGSELREIISHAMSDEIVKLSFKGLGFRGEVMGIMAFDGLEVTTVEMEDGLRHVTDVLHNGHPLISDQEYAVATADMFTFGKFYPQMKHAKKKYYLPEMLRDLLAWRLENRH, encoded by the coding sequence TTGACTTCTAGAACATTACAATTTTATTATACGAACGATCTTCACAGTCATTTCGAAAACTGGTCCAAGGTGTCGTCCTATCTCAAAGAGAAGAAGCGCATGCACGAGCTTCAAGGCACACCCTATCTCCTTCTCGATTTAGGGGACCACTCTGACAAGGTTCATCCAATGACTGAGGGAATGGTTGGAAAAGGCAACGTTCAGCTGTTAAATGATCTTCAATACGATTACGCTACAATTGGTAATAATGAAGGCATTACGTTTTCAAAAAAAGAGCTTGAAGCGCTTTATACTGAGGCTAGCTTTGAGGTGATTGTGGCGAACCTCTATCATCAAGACGGCACAAGACCCGCATGGGCGGCCCCTTATAAAATTCATGAGTTAAATGGTGTGAAAGTGGGGATTATTGGCATTACGATTCCGTATGAGCAATTTTACTCGCTATTAGGTTGGAAAATCGATTCGCCATATGATTTTCTGCAAGCCATGATCGATGAAGTACGTCAACAATCAGATGTTGTCGTGCTGATGTCTCATATGGGACTAGGCAATGACGAACAAATGGCCCGAGAAATGAATGGCATTGATATTATTATCGGTGCTCATACCCATCATGTATTAAAGCATGGGATGCTTGTAGAGGACACGCTCATTACACAGGCAGGGAAAAACGGGAATTACGTTGGAGAAGTGACCGTTTGCATCGATATGGACACAAGGGAGATTACGGATAAAGAGGCTTATGCGATTTCTGTTCGAAATCGGAAAGAAGATCGCCCAACTTTTGAAATGATTCAGCGATTAAGTACAGAAGCACAGTCGATGCTAGAAGAAGTTGTCTGTCGACTTGAGCAGCCTCTTGAATCTGAGTGGTTTCAACGGTCGGTTTTAGCGGATGAATTAGCCGCTGCCCTTCGAGAATGGTGTCATGCAGATATTGGCATGATTAATGCAGGAATGCTCCTTGATGGGTTATCAGAAGGTCACGTCTCACGAGAAGATCTCCACCGCATTTGTCCTCATCCCGTAAATCCTTGTAAAGTGATCTTAAGAGGAAGTGAGTTACGCGAAATCATTTCCCACGCCATGTCAGATGAAATCGTGAAATTAAGTTTTAAAGGACTAGGATTCAGAGGAGAAGTGATGGGCATCATGGCATTCGACGGTCTGGAAGTGACGACGGTTGAGATGGAAGACGGGCTTCGTCATGTCACTGACGTTCTTCATAATGGTCATCCACTCATATCTGATCAAGAATATGCCGTGGCCACAGCTGATATGTTCACGTTTGGTAAATTCTATCCACAAATGAAGCACGCAAAGAAGAAGTATTATCTTCCTGAAATGCTTCGTGATCTTCTTGCCTGGCGTCTTGAGAATAGGCATTAA
- a CDS encoding sulfite exporter TauE/SafE family protein: MMWILLFIIGLAAGTIGSLVGLGGGIIIVPVLLIINQYTNWLPVLSPQKIVGSSIVVLVAIGLSSTLAYMKKKSVDYKSGALFFLGSGPGAILGAWLNKFIQVDYFSIYFGVFMVLVSILLMVRNRLRPMKLNGQFQRSYTDSDGVQVNYTFSALAAVMVSFVVGVISGLFGIGGGSLMVPAMILLFGFPTTVAVATSMFMIFLSSITGTLTHLALGNIQWFLLLGLIPGAWIGAKCGSFINQKLSDKTIVVILRWMLIIVGVRLIWQGTMG; encoded by the coding sequence CTGATGTGGATACTGTTATTTATCATTGGTCTAGCTGCTGGTACGATTGGTAGCTTAGTGGGTCTTGGCGGGGGCATTATTATCGTCCCTGTGCTTCTTATCATTAACCAGTACACAAATTGGCTTCCAGTATTATCACCACAAAAAATTGTCGGGAGCTCAATCGTTGTCCTCGTCGCTATTGGGCTCTCTTCTACCCTCGCATATATGAAAAAGAAAAGCGTGGATTATAAAAGTGGCGCTCTTTTTTTTCTAGGCAGTGGTCCAGGAGCGATTCTGGGGGCATGGCTGAATAAATTTATACAGGTAGATTATTTTTCCATTTATTTTGGGGTATTTATGGTGCTTGTTTCCATATTATTAATGGTAAGGAACCGTTTACGTCCGATGAAGTTGAATGGACAATTTCAACGCTCGTATACGGATTCAGATGGAGTGCAAGTAAACTATACCTTTTCTGCTCTTGCAGCTGTGATGGTTTCGTTCGTTGTTGGGGTCATTTCCGGTCTTTTTGGAATAGGTGGCGGGTCTCTCATGGTACCGGCGATGATTCTCTTATTTGGATTTCCGACAACAGTTGCGGTTGCGACCTCTATGTTTATGATTTTTCTTTCAAGTATAACAGGTACCCTGACGCATTTAGCGCTTGGTAACATTCAGTGGTTTTTACTACTCGGATTAATTCCAGGGGCCTGGATTGGAGCAAAGTGCGGCTCGTTTATTAACCAGAAACTTTCGGACAAAACCATCGTTGTGATTTTAAGATGGATGTTAATTATTGTCGGTGTCCGGCTTATCTGGCAGGGAACGATGGGGTAA